A genomic region of Raphanus sativus cultivar WK10039 chromosome 6, ASM80110v3, whole genome shotgun sequence contains the following coding sequences:
- the LOC108808954 gene encoding probable E3 ubiquitin protein ligase DRIPH isoform X1, whose product MEEIVLKQNVVPLLNCPICKKLFDHPTNITECNHIFCRKCIEDKFTVENLKACPVCNVDLGVAPLNKLKLDNTWDYLKQKFFKPKKKSLASLGATSSGGSILPDALEQKKLGKQNNVSAGASTSKGCIQKENHSGKDKEEISVLSDDLDKSLSTTDKSNHTALVAETEITQNGKEKQKTVLTERISGKKPKNKGKEKQESFSTPRKVSGQKGKGKAYSFPPVWKPRMHVDMSSGGTSSQTEASNNKVWFSLIAVLPNQNINRPLLPQISSQYIRTDGNLPVSYVKKYVAKKLGLQSENEVEIWLREEAVCSTQKLHELVDWWVQTTPVAERISGMVGRSAAGFVMDLHYSGSYGFE is encoded by the exons ATGGAGGAGATTGTTTTGAAGCAAAATGTGGTTCCATTACTCAATTGCCCTATCtgcaaaaaattatttgatcatCCCACCAACATCACCGAGTGTAACCACATAT TTTGCAGGAAATGCATAGAGGACAAGTTCACAGTAGAGAATCTGAAAGCTTGTCCAGTCTGCAATGTTGATCTTGGTGTTGCTCCTCTTAATAAACTCAA GCTGGATAACACTTGGGATTACTTGAAGCAAAAATTCTTCAAACCGAAGAAGAAATCTCTAGCTTCACTCGGAGCCACTTCGTCTGGAGGATCAATTCTACCTGATGCATTGGAACAAAAGAAGCTTGGCAAGCAAAACAATGTGTCG GCTGGAGCATCGACATCTAAAGGATGCATACAAAAGGAAAACCACTCTGGGAAAGATAAGGAAGAGATTTCAGTATTATCTGATGATCTTGATAAGTCCTTGAGTACTACTGATAAGAGCAACCATACTGCACTGGTTGCTGAGACGGAAATAACTCAAAATGgcaaagagaaacaaaaaactGTCCTTACAGAGAGAATCTCTGGTAAGAAACCGAAGAACAAAGGTAAAGAAAAGCAAGAAAGCTTCTCTACCCCGAGGAAGGTCTCAGGTCAGAAAGGGAAAGGAAAAGCTTATTCTTTTCCTCCGGTTTGGAAACCCCGTATGCATGTGGATATGAGTTCAGGTGGTACATCATCACAAACTGAAGCAAGTAACAACAAAGTTTGGTTTTCACTAATCGCTGTCCTCCCGAATCA GAACATTAATAGGCCTCTACTGCCACAAATCTCTAGTCAATACATACGAAC TGATGGAAACTTACCTGTCTCATATGTCAAGAAGTATGTAGCGAAAAAGCTCGGTCTGCAAAGCGAGAACGAA GTGGAGATATGGCTAAGGGAAGAGGCAGTGTGTTCTACACAGAAGCTGCATGAGTTGGTGGATTGGTGGGTTCAGACTACTCCAGTTGCTGAGAGGATAAGCGGCATGGTTGGGAGATCCGCTGCTGGATTTGTCATGGATCTCCACTACAGTGGTTCTTACGGCTTTGAATAA
- the LOC108813575 gene encoding uncharacterized protein LOC108813575, whose translation MDESYRNLTDLIRRTSLSETFVDILLCAVPIWLAVMIGLLIGWSWRPRWTGLVYLGFRSKLRFLWTAPPGFGARRVWLAFTALSAFSVCRTLWSRLGSSSKKSTGEIPPSEAVIRVSDVNREIKKDVVTEKDLEHLLHLLEAGNADMEWQSMMDKSTPNMSYQAWRHEPQTGPVVYRSRTVFEDATPDIVRDFFWDDEFRPKWDPMLAYFKTLEEDTQTGTTIVHWIKKFPFFCSDREYIIGRRIWESGKKYYAVTKGVPYPTLPKRDKPRRVELYFSSWIIRAVESRKGDGQMSACEVSLVHCEDMGIPKDVAKLGVRHGMWGAVKKLNSGLRAYQSARKPGVALSRSAQMAGITTKLNMDLVETSRVEEEEEERGQAMEKARRQKEQFNVDWKWIAVGGVALACGLHSSAIGKALMVGAGQRLARR comes from the exons ATGGACGAATCGTATCGGAATCTAACGGATTTGATCCGGAGAACCTCTCTTTCAGAGACATTCGTCGACATCTTGCTATGCGCAGTTCCGATTTGGCTCGCCGTCATGATCGGGCTTCTGATCGGATGGTCCTGGCGTCCTAGGTGGACCGGATTGGTTTACCTAGGGTTCCGTTCCAAGCTCCGGTTTCTCTGGACCGCTCCTCCCGGGTTCGGCGCTCGCCGCGTCTGGCTTGCCTTCACCGCTCTCTCCGCCTTCTCCGTCTGCCGCACCTTATGGTCAAGGCTCGGTTCAAGTTCCAAGAAATCCACCGGAGAGATTCCTCCCAGTGAGGCAGTTATACG AGTTAGTGATGTAAACCGAGAAATAAAGAAGGATGTTGTGACGGAGAAGGATCTTGAGCATCTGTTGCATCTGCTTGAAGCTGGGAATGCAGATATGGAATGGCAATCTATGATGGATAAATCTACTCCTAACATGAGCTACCAGGCCTGGCGTCATGAGCCTCAG ACAGGTCCAGTTGTTTATCGGAGTAGGACTGTTTTCGAGGATGCAACTCCGGACATTGTTAGGGATTTCTTCTGGGACGATGAGTTTCGACCTAAATGGGATCCTATGCTTGCTTACTTCAAGACTCTGGAAGAGGATACTCAGACAGGAACAACCATCGTTCACTGGATTAAAAAG TTTCCGTTTTTCTGTAGTGACCGGGAGTACATCATTGGTAGGAGAATATGGGAATCTGGAAAGAAGTATTATGCTGTCACTAAG GGAGTACCGTATCCAACTCTACCAAAGCGTGATAAGCCAAGGCGAGTGGAGCTTTATTTCTCAAGCTGGATAATCAGAGCAG TTGAATCTCGAAAAGGGGATGGACAAATGTCAGCTTGTGAAGTCTCTCTTGTCCACTGCGAAGACATGGGAATCCCAAAAGACGTAGCGAAGCTAGGAGTCCGTCATGGCATGTGGGGAGCCGTCAAAAAGCTCAATTCCGGGTTAAGGGCGTATCAGAGTGCTAGAAAGCCAGGGGTGGCTCTGTCACGGAGCGCTCAAATGGCGGGAATCACCACAAAACTGAACATGGATTTGGTGGAAACATCGAGAgtagaggaggaggaagaagagagaggaCAAGCCATGGAGAAGGCAAGGAGACAAAAGGAGCAGTTCAATGTAGATTGGAAATGGATCGCTGTAGGAGGAGTTGCTTTGGCTTGTGGGCTTCATTCAAGTGCTATCGGCAAGGCCTTAATGGTTGGAGCAGGGCAGAGACTTGCTCGTAggtga
- the LOC130495961 gene encoding LOW QUALITY PROTEIN: DNA repair protein XRCC4 (The sequence of the model RefSeq protein was modified relative to this genomic sequence to represent the inferred CDS: inserted 1 base in 1 codon): MVESERTKHTCLRLVLSGTTDPIFIKGTWHPSRFDISITDGSSSWLCNATEEELAERAAQWDQPVSEYLHLAEQYLGFQQPNSIYSFSDAPEGSKRLSWTFEKEGTKLEWRWKCKLSHDSKKITVGILDFLMEANIRLSEEVVNKTRSFDKMKSEAEKCLTQGERLCNEKXEFEDATYSKFISVLNAKKEKLRALRDKEDSGKEVAEEEEESTDKGESSESGRSDNEQSEASKKAATTSSRGRGRKRASRS, translated from the exons ATGGTCGAATCGGAGAGAACGAAGCACACGTGTCTCAGACTCGTACTCTCCGGCACAACCGATCCGATATTCATCAAAGGAACTTGGCATCCCTCTCGTTTCGATATCTCCATCACCGATGGCTCCTCCTCTTGGCTTTGCAACG CGACGGAGGAGGAATTGGCGGAGCGGGCGGCGCAGTGGGACCAGCCGGTATCGGAGTATCTCCACCTCGCCGAGCAGTACTTAGGGTTTCAGCAGCCTAATTCGATCTACAGCTTCTCCGATGCTCCTGAAGGATCTAAACGG CTGTCTTGGACGTTTGAGAAGGAAGGGACTAAACTCGAGTGGAGGTGGAAGTGTAAATTATCACATGACAGCAAGAAGATCACTGTCGGGATCTTGGATTTTCTTATGGAGGCTAACATAAGGCTAAGC GAAGAAGTTGTGAATAAGACAAGATCTTTTGATAAGATGAAAAGTGAAGCTGAGAAATGCCTCACGCAAGGTGAAAGACTCTGCAATGAAA ATGAGTTTGAGGATGCAACTTATTCAAAG TTCATTTCTGTGTTAAATGCAAAGAAGGAAAAACTCAGAGCACTAAGAGACAAAGAAGATTCAGGGAAAGAAGTtgcagaggaagaggaagagtcCACGGACAAAGGTGAAAGCTCTGAGAGTGGAAGAAGTGATAACGAGCAGAGTGAAGCATCAAAGAAGGCAGCAACAACAAGCAGCAGAGGCCGTGGAAGGAAGAGAGCTTCACGCAGTTGA
- the LOC108808954 gene encoding probable E3 ubiquitin protein ligase DRIPH isoform X4, whose product MLDNTWDYLKQKFFKPKKKSLASLGATSSGGSILPDALEQKKLGKQNNVSAGASTSKGCIQKENHSGKDKEEISVLSDDLDKSLSTTDKSNHTALVAETEITQNGKEKQKTVLTERISGKKPKNKGKEKQESFSTPRKVSGQKGKGKAYSFPPVWKPRMHVDMSSGGTSSQTEASNNKVWFSLIAVLPNQNINRPLLPQISSQYIRTDGNLPVSYVKKYVAKKLGLQSENEVEIWLREEAVCSTQKLHELVDWWVQTTPVAERISGMVGRSAAGFVMDLHYSGSYGFE is encoded by the exons AT GCTGGATAACACTTGGGATTACTTGAAGCAAAAATTCTTCAAACCGAAGAAGAAATCTCTAGCTTCACTCGGAGCCACTTCGTCTGGAGGATCAATTCTACCTGATGCATTGGAACAAAAGAAGCTTGGCAAGCAAAACAATGTGTCG GCTGGAGCATCGACATCTAAAGGATGCATACAAAAGGAAAACCACTCTGGGAAAGATAAGGAAGAGATTTCAGTATTATCTGATGATCTTGATAAGTCCTTGAGTACTACTGATAAGAGCAACCATACTGCACTGGTTGCTGAGACGGAAATAACTCAAAATGgcaaagagaaacaaaaaactGTCCTTACAGAGAGAATCTCTGGTAAGAAACCGAAGAACAAAGGTAAAGAAAAGCAAGAAAGCTTCTCTACCCCGAGGAAGGTCTCAGGTCAGAAAGGGAAAGGAAAAGCTTATTCTTTTCCTCCGGTTTGGAAACCCCGTATGCATGTGGATATGAGTTCAGGTGGTACATCATCACAAACTGAAGCAAGTAACAACAAAGTTTGGTTTTCACTAATCGCTGTCCTCCCGAATCA GAACATTAATAGGCCTCTACTGCCACAAATCTCTAGTCAATACATACGAAC TGATGGAAACTTACCTGTCTCATATGTCAAGAAGTATGTAGCGAAAAAGCTCGGTCTGCAAAGCGAGAACGAA GTGGAGATATGGCTAAGGGAAGAGGCAGTGTGTTCTACACAGAAGCTGCATGAGTTGGTGGATTGGTGGGTTCAGACTACTCCAGTTGCTGAGAGGATAAGCGGCATGGTTGGGAGATCCGCTGCTGGATTTGTCATGGATCTCCACTACAGTGGTTCTTACGGCTTTGAATAA
- the LOC108808954 gene encoding E3 ubiquitin protein ligase DRIP2-like isoform X3 gives MEEIVLKQNVVPLLNCPICKKLFDHPTNITECNHIFCRKCIEDKFTVENLKACPVCNVDLGVAPLNKLKLDNTWDYLKQKFFKPKKKSLASLGATSSGGSILPDALEQKKLGKQNNVSAGASTSKGCIQKENHSGKDKEEISVLSDDLDKSLSTTDKSNHTALVAETEITQNGKEKQKTVLTERISGKKPKNKGKEKQESFSTPRKVSGQKGKGKAYSFPPVWKPRMHVDMSSGGTSSQTEASNNKVWFSLIAVLPNQNINRPLLPQISSQYIRTDGNLPVSYVKKYVAKKLGLQSENEVGSFRWRYG, from the exons ATGGAGGAGATTGTTTTGAAGCAAAATGTGGTTCCATTACTCAATTGCCCTATCtgcaaaaaattatttgatcatCCCACCAACATCACCGAGTGTAACCACATAT TTTGCAGGAAATGCATAGAGGACAAGTTCACAGTAGAGAATCTGAAAGCTTGTCCAGTCTGCAATGTTGATCTTGGTGTTGCTCCTCTTAATAAACTCAA GCTGGATAACACTTGGGATTACTTGAAGCAAAAATTCTTCAAACCGAAGAAGAAATCTCTAGCTTCACTCGGAGCCACTTCGTCTGGAGGATCAATTCTACCTGATGCATTGGAACAAAAGAAGCTTGGCAAGCAAAACAATGTGTCG GCTGGAGCATCGACATCTAAAGGATGCATACAAAAGGAAAACCACTCTGGGAAAGATAAGGAAGAGATTTCAGTATTATCTGATGATCTTGATAAGTCCTTGAGTACTACTGATAAGAGCAACCATACTGCACTGGTTGCTGAGACGGAAATAACTCAAAATGgcaaagagaaacaaaaaactGTCCTTACAGAGAGAATCTCTGGTAAGAAACCGAAGAACAAAGGTAAAGAAAAGCAAGAAAGCTTCTCTACCCCGAGGAAGGTCTCAGGTCAGAAAGGGAAAGGAAAAGCTTATTCTTTTCCTCCGGTTTGGAAACCCCGTATGCATGTGGATATGAGTTCAGGTGGTACATCATCACAAACTGAAGCAAGTAACAACAAAGTTTGGTTTTCACTAATCGCTGTCCTCCCGAATCA GAACATTAATAGGCCTCTACTGCCACAAATCTCTAGTCAATACATACGAAC TGATGGAAACTTACCTGTCTCATATGTCAAGAAGTATGTAGCGAAAAAGCTCGGTCTGCAAAGCGAGAACGAA GTTGGATCTTTCAGGTGGAGATATGGCTAA
- the LOC108808954 gene encoding E3 ubiquitin protein ligase DRIP2-like isoform X2 — translation MEEIVLKQNVVPLLNCPICKKLFDHPTNITECNHIFCRKCIEDKFTVENLKACPVCNVDLGVAPLNKLKLDNTWDYLKQKFFKPKKKSLASLGATSSGGSILPDALEQKKLGKQNNVSAGASTSKGCIQKENHSGKDKEEISVLSDDLDKSLSTTDKSNHTALVAETEITQNGKEKQKTVLTERISGKKPKNKGKEKQESFSTPRKVSGQKGKGKAYSFPPVWKPRMHVDMSSGGTSSQTEASNNKVWFSLIAVLPNQNINRPLLPQISSQYIRTDGNLPVSYVKKYVAKKLGLQSENEVMTLQCGDMAKGRGSVFYTEAA, via the exons ATGGAGGAGATTGTTTTGAAGCAAAATGTGGTTCCATTACTCAATTGCCCTATCtgcaaaaaattatttgatcatCCCACCAACATCACCGAGTGTAACCACATAT TTTGCAGGAAATGCATAGAGGACAAGTTCACAGTAGAGAATCTGAAAGCTTGTCCAGTCTGCAATGTTGATCTTGGTGTTGCTCCTCTTAATAAACTCAA GCTGGATAACACTTGGGATTACTTGAAGCAAAAATTCTTCAAACCGAAGAAGAAATCTCTAGCTTCACTCGGAGCCACTTCGTCTGGAGGATCAATTCTACCTGATGCATTGGAACAAAAGAAGCTTGGCAAGCAAAACAATGTGTCG GCTGGAGCATCGACATCTAAAGGATGCATACAAAAGGAAAACCACTCTGGGAAAGATAAGGAAGAGATTTCAGTATTATCTGATGATCTTGATAAGTCCTTGAGTACTACTGATAAGAGCAACCATACTGCACTGGTTGCTGAGACGGAAATAACTCAAAATGgcaaagagaaacaaaaaactGTCCTTACAGAGAGAATCTCTGGTAAGAAACCGAAGAACAAAGGTAAAGAAAAGCAAGAAAGCTTCTCTACCCCGAGGAAGGTCTCAGGTCAGAAAGGGAAAGGAAAAGCTTATTCTTTTCCTCCGGTTTGGAAACCCCGTATGCATGTGGATATGAGTTCAGGTGGTACATCATCACAAACTGAAGCAAGTAACAACAAAGTTTGGTTTTCACTAATCGCTGTCCTCCCGAATCA GAACATTAATAGGCCTCTACTGCCACAAATCTCTAGTCAATACATACGAAC TGATGGAAACTTACCTGTCTCATATGTCAAGAAGTATGTAGCGAAAAAGCTCGGTCTGCAAAGCGAGAACGAAGTAATGACTCTtcaat GTGGAGATATGGCTAAGGGAAGAGGCAGTGTGTTCTACACAGAAGCTGCATGA
- the LOC130495962 gene encoding uncharacterized protein LOC130495962 gives MDICMDKEPDGVVVYANSDSCDPNQENVYVLPPLVSVSRDEANGNTELLFTEDNTEVKEYDVKECTNEVPVVKPLEDSKCTLCYNIASLKHMEEKEKKQIWNRVDFFVPLQSQEEEPSVMDISKREGCQVPLTNIGSVVPESSSLRHVCFVLSDSTIALLFFFGWSI, from the exons ATGG ATATCTGCATGGATAAAGAGCCAGATGGTGTGGTGGTCTATGCCAATAGTGATTCTTGTGATCCAAACCAAGAAAATGTTTATGTACTGCCTCCCTTAGTTTCAGTATCACGCGACGAAGCCAATGGAAATACAGAGCTTCTATTTACAGAAGATAACACTGAAGTAAAAGAATATGATGTTAAAGAGTGTACTAATGAAGTTCCAGTTGTTAAGCCATTGGAAGATAGCAAATGTACTCTTTGCTACAACATTGCATCATTAAAGCAtatggaagaaaaagaaaaaaaacagatttggaATCGTGTGGACTTTTTTGTACCGTTGCAAAGCCAAGAGGAGGAGCCATCGGTGATGGATATATCGAAACGAGAGGGATGCCAAGTGCCTTTGACGAATATCGGATCGGTGGTGCCGGAGAGTTCGAGTCTGAGACACGTGTGCTTCGTTCTCTCCGATTCGACCATCgccctcctttttttttttggctggtCAATCTAA